A stretch of the Xanthocytophaga agilis genome encodes the following:
- a CDS encoding class I SAM-dependent methyltransferase, protein MQEQKDIINYYDKIATNYAAKSQDEFALNLFERVLVREFALEILHKGKVIDIGCGPGQITDFLSKHELTHLVGIDSSSQMVRIAKEQYPLLQFEVADLLHLPYPDHSFGAALAFYSMIHFDEKQLRTAFQEIKRILSANGQFLLAFYTGDSIKHLDQYLDTPVSIDFYFYEIGHIMELLMSLGFEIIDVMEQPNPSALEKGSKRAYIWSQYTP, encoded by the coding sequence ATGCAGGAACAAAAAGACATTATCAATTATTATGACAAGATAGCGACAAATTATGCAGCTAAATCCCAGGATGAATTCGCGCTTAATCTGTTTGAACGAGTTTTAGTAAGAGAATTTGCATTAGAAATCCTCCACAAAGGCAAAGTGATCGATATAGGGTGTGGCCCCGGACAGATTACTGACTTTTTATCCAAGCATGAACTCACTCATCTGGTGGGTATAGACAGTTCTTCTCAAATGGTACGTATTGCTAAAGAGCAATATCCCCTGCTGCAATTTGAGGTGGCTGACCTCTTACATCTACCCTATCCGGATCATTCTTTTGGGGCTGCCCTTGCTTTTTACTCCATGATCCATTTTGATGAGAAGCAATTGAGAACCGCATTTCAGGAAATTAAAAGAATCTTGTCTGCCAATGGACAATTCCTATTGGCTTTTTATACAGGTGATTCAATCAAACATTTGGACCAGTATCTAGATACCCCGGTCAGCATTGATTTCTATTTTTATGAAATCGGGCATATCATGGAATTACTGATGTCACTTGGATTTGAAATCATAGATGTAATGGAACAACCAAATCCTTCGGCTCTGGAAAAGGGGAGTAAACGAGCCTACATCTGGTCACAATATACCCCTTAA
- a CDS encoding HNH endonuclease signature motif containing protein, whose product MSKKEIRQQFRNSVFKRDNFTCQVCHTQQPEELLDAHHITDRNEMPNGGYVAENGITVCKGSCHMKVEKFHISEGKEWEPNLHPDDLYKRIGSNKELAIQKSEAL is encoded by the coding sequence ATGAGCAAAAAGGAAATCAGACAACAGTTTCGAAATTCAGTTTTTAAGCGGGATAACTTTACCTGTCAGGTTTGTCATACCCAACAACCAGAGGAATTGCTGGATGCACATCATATTACTGACAGAAATGAAATGCCCAATGGTGGCTATGTTGCAGAAAATGGTATAACGGTCTGCAAAGGTTCTTGTCATATGAAAGTTGAAAAGTTTCATATCTCAGAGGGTAAGGAATGGGAGCCCAATCTTCACCCGGATGATCTATACAAACGAATCGGTTCAAACAAAGAACTGGCTATCCAAAAAAGCGAAGCATTGTAA
- a CDS encoding RteC domain-containing protein, whose translation MHRYLYKTGNTEFDLWDIGDESEQIYDLKFLTKLSGYIPAHTSEDFLEYQLQNSSNPVRFLYRLISNVLPGDNFNETNTCVGTEYMKHENCQYASEWAEDKVNTTNIKFHYAFGYKEYSIIDNGAEDQFVYDVEFLKKLSSYHPPSKCIDFLEYQLGFSDNPYAFLKRLIEYVLTDPVFVKIACGDTYISREHKQRANLWAVEKLESTPVQSSVINGYSVGDMEYDIEEINGKYTSYDESFLVKLGSHHPPHAAEPFLTYQLSQTANHFNFLRNLTDYVLTSGDFASLSEYAHLTHDHTVFALEWAKSKKACCEPMQSAFEKALANNMHESKARKILEYAHEKGNIFAIEVKSKGLFVALTNLTAQSEMFQDALSKSIFLESLKGLIPEYVNSKVEQKAIDQVLTEAIATIKSSDERLHKDKLHKDKDLPTIQWTGSHTEFIELVYALIESGKISYKTKEDALHTFQQFFRLSVLNRSQALQAIKTGYSNDNPTSLLDKLQTTLKNYLTREEI comes from the coding sequence ATGCACCGCTATTTGTACAAAACCGGAAATACAGAATTTGATCTATGGGACATCGGAGATGAGTCTGAGCAGATTTATGACCTTAAATTTTTAACCAAATTATCTGGTTATATACCTGCTCATACAAGCGAAGACTTTCTGGAATACCAGTTACAAAATAGTTCTAATCCTGTTAGATTCTTGTATCGTCTTATTAGCAATGTTCTACCTGGTGATAACTTTAATGAGACAAATACATGTGTTGGAACAGAGTATATGAAACACGAAAATTGTCAGTATGCATCGGAATGGGCAGAAGATAAAGTCAACACCACAAACATAAAGTTTCATTATGCGTTTGGCTACAAAGAATACAGCATCATTGATAATGGAGCAGAAGACCAATTTGTCTATGACGTGGAGTTTTTAAAGAAGCTCTCTTCTTATCACCCTCCATCCAAATGTATAGATTTTCTGGAATACCAGTTGGGATTTTCAGATAATCCCTATGCATTTCTTAAACGTCTTATAGAGTATGTGCTCACAGATCCTGTGTTTGTAAAGATTGCTTGTGGGGATACCTATATTTCCCGAGAACATAAACAACGTGCCAACCTATGGGCAGTAGAGAAACTGGAGTCAACACCTGTACAATCTTCTGTTATCAATGGATACAGTGTAGGTGATATGGAATATGATATTGAGGAAATAAACGGAAAATACACCAGTTATGATGAATCTTTTTTAGTAAAGCTAGGGTCCCATCACCCTCCTCATGCAGCTGAACCATTTCTTACCTACCAGCTTTCACAAACAGCAAACCATTTTAACTTTCTACGAAATCTTACAGACTACGTCTTGACCTCTGGTGACTTTGCTTCTCTTTCAGAATATGCCCATCTCACTCATGATCACACAGTATTTGCATTGGAATGGGCGAAAAGCAAAAAAGCGTGTTGTGAACCAATGCAATCTGCTTTTGAGAAAGCACTAGCCAATAATATGCATGAATCAAAAGCGAGGAAGATTCTGGAATATGCTCATGAAAAAGGAAATATCTTTGCGATAGAGGTAAAATCAAAAGGCTTGTTCGTAGCTCTTACTAACCTTACGGCTCAATCCGAAATGTTTCAGGATGCTCTAAGTAAGTCTATTTTTCTGGAATCGCTGAAAGGCCTCATTCCCGAGTATGTGAATTCGAAAGTAGAACAAAAAGCAATAGATCAGGTCTTGACAGAGGCTATAGCAACTATTAAGTCTTCAGATGAGCGATTGCACAAAGATAAATTGCACAAAGATAAAGATCTCCCAACTATACAATGGACTGGTAGCCACACTGAATTTATAGAATTGGTCTATGCACTTATTGAAAGTGGAAAAATCAGCTATAAAACAAAGGAAGATGCATTACATACGTTTCAGCAGTTTTTTAGACTATCGGTTCTTAACCGCAGTCAAGCCTTGCAGGCTATCAAAACCGGATATTCCAATGATAACCCAACTTCTTTGTTAGATAAACTTCAAACCACACTTAAAAACTATCTGACTAGAGAAGAAATATGA
- a CDS encoding RNA polymerase sigma factor, with translation MTQSGDTIQEHQILEKAIRGDRQALTYLVKTYTNMAYTIALKIVHNKEDAEEVMQDAFVKAFASLNKFNKTSKFSTWLYRIVYNTALTKRKSQPINHIGIESTLLQNSLKTEVHVEWNDLQNQDRKKYVQQALSHLMLEDYLVVTLYYMGDKSIAEISEIMDKKTSAIKMQLLRARKQLEQELKRVLDEEIKDLL, from the coding sequence ATGACACAATCAGGCGATACTATACAGGAACACCAGATACTGGAAAAAGCAATCCGTGGGGACAGGCAGGCACTGACCTATCTGGTAAAAACGTATACTAATATGGCCTATACCATTGCATTGAAGATTGTTCACAACAAAGAAGATGCAGAAGAAGTGATGCAGGATGCCTTTGTGAAAGCGTTTGCCTCCCTTAACAAGTTTAATAAGACATCAAAGTTTTCTACCTGGCTTTACCGCATTGTGTATAATACTGCATTAACCAAACGAAAGTCTCAGCCTATAAATCACATTGGGATTGAGTCAACTCTATTGCAGAATTCATTAAAAACAGAAGTGCATGTTGAATGGAATGATCTTCAGAACCAGGACCGAAAAAAATATGTTCAACAGGCACTAAGCCACCTGATGCTTGAAGACTATCTGGTTGTGACATTGTATTACATGGGCGACAAAAGTATTGCCGAAATCAGCGAGATCATGGACAAGAAAACGTCGGCAATCAAGATGCAGTTGCTAAGAGCCAGAAAGCAACTGGAACAGGAATTGAAAAGAGTGTTAGATGAGGAAATAAAAGATCTGTTATGA
- a CDS encoding DUF6249 domain-containing protein — MQVTSAIVLIALPLILAIFGIAYYYITARNKERMSVIEKGLPPDYFKDTPNFFPFILMLGIVSTGISLGIALGGYLWSLEIEAMRGFIFPFVIFFSLGISLIVSYFVLKSIQKKN; from the coding sequence ATGCAAGTAACATCAGCCATTGTATTAATTGCTTTACCACTTATTCTGGCAATTTTTGGTATAGCTTACTATTATATTACTGCCCGTAACAAAGAACGGATGAGTGTTATAGAAAAGGGTTTGCCTCCGGACTACTTTAAAGATACTCCCAATTTTTTTCCTTTTATACTCATGCTTGGTATTGTAAGTACAGGCATTTCATTGGGTATCGCGCTTGGAGGATATTTATGGTCTCTGGAAATTGAGGCGATGAGAGGGTTTATCTTCCCTTTTGTCATTTTCTTTTCCTTGGGTATCAGCCTGATAGTCTCCTACTTTGTGCTGAAGTCTATACAGAAAAAAAACTGA
- a CDS encoding serine hydrolase → MTTLKLTAFYLCILFVSVPNVFSQSGKNSYSKEFDILLTNLFSVQSPGGTVLVAKEGRILYQKAFGKANLELNAEMKPDYLFRIGSITKQFTACAILKLSEEGRLSLQDSITRFIKDYPTHGYTITIEHLLTHTSGIKNLTSMPAWNTDFRKKNITPAELVNFFKNEPIDFVPGQAFRYSNSNYILLGYIIELASGKTYEQYLNDSFFKPLGMQHTFADNSGRLIPDRVAGYQKIDENFTNADYLSMTQPYAAGSLLSNVQDLYTWYTAVMNYKVIGQKSLEKAHTPYRLSNGRLTGYGYGWHIGNIQGSKSIRHDGLINGFTTSSLYLPKEKVFVAIFSNCEGTYDLDNTVSKIAAVAIDKPYQWEKISLSSIDLASYEGVYKSETEGERIIAYEDTRLVVYSKGGGKAELVPYAKDRFYLSNQLATLEFAKDITTDSCSFILQSIGTPVFWKRTKKNVQKYSAILLSVEALKRYTGAYQFVPEFVITITLEGNTLYGKATGRGQMKQEILPYAPDKFFAKNLDATLTFTLNEQGVITGMILFQNGEKKAQKIN, encoded by the coding sequence ATGACTACACTCAAACTAACAGCCTTCTATCTTTGTATCCTGTTCGTTTCAGTTCCAAATGTTTTTTCTCAATCCGGAAAAAATAGCTATTCCAAAGAATTCGATATTTTACTAACCAACTTGTTTTCTGTTCAGAGTCCGGGTGGCACTGTATTGGTCGCAAAAGAAGGCAGGATTCTGTATCAGAAAGCATTTGGTAAAGCCAACCTCGAACTGAATGCTGAAATGAAACCTGATTATCTGTTTCGGATTGGCTCTATTACCAAACAGTTCACTGCCTGTGCCATTCTAAAGCTCTCCGAAGAAGGCAGGTTATCTTTGCAGGACAGTATCACCCGGTTTATCAAAGATTATCCCACACATGGTTATACTATTACTATCGAACATTTGCTTACACACACTTCCGGCATAAAAAATCTAACCAGTATGCCGGCCTGGAATACTGACTTTCGTAAAAAGAATATAACTCCTGCCGAACTGGTGAACTTTTTCAAAAACGAACCAATAGACTTTGTTCCGGGGCAGGCATTCCGATACAGCAATTCCAATTATATTTTACTGGGTTATATCATTGAGCTGGCTTCCGGCAAAACGTATGAACAATATCTGAATGACAGCTTTTTCAAGCCTTTGGGTATGCAACATACTTTTGCAGACAACTCTGGCAGACTGATTCCTGATCGGGTAGCTGGTTATCAGAAAATAGATGAAAACTTTACCAATGCGGACTATTTAAGTATGACACAACCCTATGCTGCAGGTTCCCTTTTAAGTAATGTGCAAGACCTCTATACCTGGTATACCGCAGTGATGAATTACAAGGTTATTGGTCAGAAAAGTTTGGAGAAAGCCCACACTCCCTATCGACTAAGCAATGGCAGATTGACTGGGTATGGGTATGGATGGCACATTGGAAATATCCAGGGTAGTAAAAGCATCCGGCATGATGGACTTATTAACGGATTTACTACTTCTTCACTATACCTTCCGAAAGAGAAAGTATTTGTGGCCATCTTTTCCAATTGCGAAGGTACATATGACTTAGACAATACTGTTTCAAAGATAGCAGCTGTAGCTATTGATAAACCTTATCAATGGGAGAAAATATCCCTTTCATCTATCGATCTGGCATCATATGAAGGCGTTTATAAATCGGAGACAGAGGGAGAACGGATTATTGCCTATGAAGATACCCGACTGGTAGTGTACTCCAAAGGAGGAGGGAAAGCCGAGTTAGTACCTTATGCCAAAGATAGATTTTATTTGTCCAATCAACTGGCTACGCTGGAGTTTGCTAAAGATATCACTACAGATTCCTGCTCATTCATTCTACAGAGTATAGGTACCCCTGTCTTCTGGAAACGTACTAAAAAAAATGTTCAAAAGTATAGTGCCATTCTACTTTCAGTTGAGGCATTGAAAAGATACACAGGTGCCTATCAGTTTGTACCTGAATTTGTTATTACTATTACTCTGGAAGGAAATACATTATATGGAAAAGCAACCGGACGGGGTCAGATGAAACAGGAAATTCTTCCGTATGCACCAGACAAATTTTTCGCCAAAAATCTGGATGCCACCCTGACATTTACGCTAAATGAACAAGGTGTAATTACAGGAATGATTCTATTTCAGAATGGTGAGAAAAAGGCACAGAAGATCAATTAA
- a CDS encoding DUF4241 domain-containing protein — protein MNHNDIEIYFDLSASNNLTKLIEVPIGELNLPTGRIIAGDPFFLAEGKPFVKAVPPGKYPVVLYIREVEPEHYRIAFAKIKFNTETATQWLLAVSEDMDIDELQKLEEDDFFGFAVDAGLACFLDEQTNVLYQQKINELHTNTEKSYYDNILADEFESYSSQNQYSSLDGDWNNHFPDPQSDLNVMMFASGWGDGLYPAYWGLNHHKEIVELTIDFMVESIAQ, from the coding sequence ATGAACCACAACGACATAGAAATCTATTTTGATTTGTCTGCGTCCAATAACCTGACAAAGCTGATCGAAGTACCGATTGGAGAACTAAACCTGCCTACAGGAAGAATCATAGCAGGAGATCCTTTTTTTCTTGCGGAAGGTAAACCTTTTGTTAAAGCCGTTCCCCCTGGCAAATACCCGGTTGTGCTATATATTCGGGAGGTAGAACCTGAGCATTATCGTATTGCATTTGCCAAGATTAAGTTTAACACGGAAACAGCTACTCAATGGCTACTGGCAGTCTCTGAAGATATGGATATCGATGAACTCCAGAAGTTGGAGGAAGATGATTTTTTCGGGTTCGCAGTGGATGCCGGACTAGCTTGTTTTCTGGATGAACAAACCAATGTGTTGTATCAGCAGAAAATAAATGAGCTTCATACAAACACAGAGAAAAGTTACTATGACAATATCCTGGCAGATGAATTCGAATCGTATTCTTCTCAAAACCAGTATTCTTCCCTGGATGGGGACTGGAATAATCACTTTCCAGATCCACAATCTGATTTAAATGTGATGATGTTTGCCTCTGGCTGGGGAGATGGTTTATACCCTGCTTACTGGGGCCTGAACCACCACAAAGAGATTGTAGAACTTACCATTGACTTTATGGTGGAGAGTATAGCACAATAG
- a CDS encoding serine hydrolase domain-containing protein, whose translation MHPTSLKILFFFLLFQAGSAVLLAQNYRDSLDLELTKLSAEAKLPGLSVVIVNQDKIVYKKSLGWANRENKKPFTINTIENIGSVSKTFIAVALMKAIEKGYFTLETDINTILPFKVENPSFPNQAILIKHLVTHTSGIIDNDSIYHRSYLFRHTVTIDPTLQTFMQQYGYVGGIQDTTLQGFLQNYLTPKGTLYTQKNFYPSSPGTRSSYSNIGSALLAYLIEVKAGMSFADFTQTNILKPLRMHHSSWFLEKPIQNQHATPYFTTEIAIPFYSLITYPDGGLRTSAQDLSNYVQEMMRGLAGRSTLLDKDSYNLMFTPAFSADHLPENFSLKNRNKGVLWNVYNDGFIGHDGDDPGVSTNILFTKQMGIILMSNIYLEDRSKFLTVLKKYGTKLIQNK comes from the coding sequence GTGCATCCAACATCTCTTAAAATCCTATTCTTTTTTCTGCTCTTTCAAGCAGGATCAGCAGTCTTACTGGCACAAAATTATCGTGATTCTCTGGATCTGGAATTGACAAAATTAAGTGCAGAAGCTAAACTGCCAGGCTTGAGCGTGGTGATCGTAAATCAGGATAAAATTGTATACAAAAAATCTCTTGGTTGGGCAAACAGGGAAAACAAGAAACCCTTTACGATAAATACGATTGAGAATATCGGTTCGGTTAGTAAAACCTTCATTGCTGTTGCCCTGATGAAAGCCATTGAAAAAGGATACTTTACCCTGGAGACTGACATCAATACCATACTTCCTTTTAAGGTAGAGAATCCTTCTTTTCCCAATCAGGCTATTCTGATTAAACATTTAGTTACGCATACCTCTGGTATTATAGATAATGATAGCATCTATCATCGTTCCTATCTATTTAGGCATACTGTCACCATTGACCCTACCCTACAGACTTTCATGCAACAGTATGGGTACGTAGGCGGTATACAAGATACAACCTTACAGGGTTTTCTGCAAAATTATCTTACTCCGAAAGGGACATTGTATACACAGAAGAACTTTTATCCTTCCTCACCAGGTACCCGGTCCAGTTACAGTAATATCGGCTCCGCATTACTGGCTTATCTGATTGAAGTCAAAGCCGGAATGTCCTTTGCCGACTTTACTCAGACCAACATTTTAAAACCTTTGCGTATGCATCACTCCAGCTGGTTTCTGGAAAAGCCTATACAGAACCAGCATGCCACCCCTTATTTTACTACTGAAATTGCCATTCCCTTTTACTCATTAATTACCTATCCGGATGGAGGCTTACGTACCTCAGCACAGGACTTGAGTAACTATGTACAGGAAATGATGCGGGGTCTGGCAGGACGCTCTACTTTGCTTGATAAAGACTCATACAATTTGATGTTCACTCCAGCCTTCTCAGCAGATCATTTGCCTGAAAACTTCAGTTTAAAAAACCGTAACAAGGGAGTATTGTGGAATGTGTATAACGATGGATTTATAGGACACGATGGGGACGATCCGGGAGTAAGTACCAATATCCTGTTTACGAAACAAATGGGCATTATTCTGATGAGCAATATCTACCTGGAAGACCGGAGCAAATTTCTAACTGTTTTGAAAAAATATGGTACAAAACTTATACAGAATAAGTAG
- the tkt gene encoding transketolase, which yields MIAEQTSDMDTLCINTIRFLSVDAVQKANSGHPGTPMGAAPMAHVLWSRIMHYDSQDPDWPNRDRFILSAGHASMLQYSILHLTGYDLSLDDLKQFRQLGSKTPGHPEVDITPGIEITTGPLGQGFANGVGFAIAQKFLASRYNKPGFDLFNYRIFAICSDGDLMEGISSEAGSLAGHLQLGNLIYLYDDNHISIEGDTNLAFSEDIVKRFEGFGWHVQVLEDGNDLKALQIAIDAAIQEKNRPSIIKIRTHIAYGSPNKVDTAGAHGSPLGEEEIRLAKQNLGWDPDKQFYVPEQVYTYYNQAASQSRKHHQTWKELFDQYRKQFPELADEYLNLRQFHYPQGWQESIPVFDPAKESSMATRSASGKVINALSSIFPTLMGGAADLSPSTDTFIKGSDSFQAGSYHGRNLHFGVREHSMGAIINGIAHTGGIIPFGATFLIFSEYMRPPIRMASIMRFRPIFIFTHDSIGLGEDGTTHQPVEQLISLRSIPGIIVLRPADANETAQAWRVAIEHTQDPVLLILSRQKLPVLDQNKYAPAKNLEKGAYVLSDAEGTPELILIATGSEVSLALEAQQKLTSEGIRVRVVSMPSWELFDKQEATYRNSVLLPEVRKRIAIEAGSPLGWHKYVTDEGGIIGINRFGESAPASDLMKVFGFTVDNICEKARKLLDGEDITPQVKEIASHT from the coding sequence ATGATAGCTGAACAAACTTCTGACATGGATACCTTGTGTATCAACACCATTCGCTTTTTATCAGTGGATGCTGTGCAGAAAGCAAACTCGGGACACCCGGGAACACCCATGGGGGCAGCGCCTATGGCGCATGTACTCTGGAGTCGTATAATGCATTACGATTCGCAGGACCCTGACTGGCCTAACCGGGATCGATTCATTCTCTCTGCAGGACATGCTTCTATGCTGCAATACAGTATCCTGCATTTAACCGGCTATGATCTGTCACTGGATGACCTGAAGCAGTTTCGTCAATTGGGTAGCAAAACTCCCGGTCATCCGGAAGTGGACATTACACCAGGAATTGAAATCACTACCGGTCCGCTAGGTCAAGGGTTTGCCAATGGCGTAGGATTTGCTATCGCCCAGAAATTCCTGGCTTCCCGGTACAACAAGCCTGGTTTTGATCTGTTCAATTACCGCATTTTTGCTATTTGCTCCGATGGAGATCTGATGGAAGGTATTTCCTCTGAAGCGGGTTCACTAGCTGGCCATCTGCAACTGGGTAATCTGATTTATCTGTATGACGATAATCACATTTCCATTGAAGGTGATACCAATCTGGCTTTCAGTGAGGATATTGTCAAACGATTTGAAGGGTTTGGCTGGCATGTACAGGTACTAGAAGATGGCAATGACCTGAAAGCCTTGCAGATAGCTATTGATGCAGCCATTCAGGAAAAGAATCGCCCGTCTATTATCAAAATTCGTACCCATATTGCGTATGGTAGCCCTAACAAAGTCGATACAGCGGGCGCACATGGCTCCCCACTGGGTGAAGAGGAAATCCGTCTGGCCAAACAAAATCTGGGATGGGATCCTGACAAACAATTTTATGTACCTGAACAGGTATATACGTATTACAACCAAGCTGCTTCACAGAGCAGAAAGCATCACCAGACATGGAAGGAACTATTTGATCAGTACCGTAAGCAGTTTCCTGAACTGGCTGATGAATATTTGAATCTACGTCAGTTTCACTATCCACAGGGATGGCAAGAGTCAATACCTGTTTTTGACCCTGCCAAAGAATCTTCCATGGCAACCCGTTCTGCTTCAGGAAAAGTTATCAATGCTTTGAGTTCTATATTTCCAACTCTCATGGGTGGAGCAGCTGATTTGTCTCCTTCTACTGATACGTTTATCAAAGGATCAGATAGTTTTCAGGCTGGTAGCTATCATGGGCGTAATTTGCATTTTGGCGTACGGGAACATAGCATGGGAGCCATCATCAATGGCATAGCTCATACAGGTGGTATTATTCCCTTTGGAGCTACGTTTCTGATTTTTTCAGAATATATGCGACCACCCATTCGGATGGCTTCTATTATGCGTTTTCGCCCAATATTCATTTTTACCCATGACAGCATCGGTTTAGGGGAGGATGGCACAACCCACCAACCCGTAGAACAGCTCATTTCACTGCGTTCAATTCCTGGTATTATCGTTCTGCGTCCGGCAGATGCTAATGAAACAGCACAAGCCTGGAGAGTAGCTATTGAACATACTCAGGACCCGGTACTTTTGATTCTCTCACGCCAGAAATTGCCTGTATTGGATCAAAATAAATATGCTCCGGCAAAAAATCTGGAAAAGGGAGCCTATGTACTCAGTGATGCAGAGGGAACACCTGAACTGATTCTGATTGCAACAGGCTCAGAAGTATCACTGGCTCTGGAAGCCCAACAGAAGCTAACCAGTGAAGGCATCCGGGTTCGGGTAGTAAGCATGCCTTCTTGGGAGTTGTTTGATAAACAAGAGGCTACTTATCGCAACAGTGTGCTATTACCTGAAGTGCGTAAGCGTATAGCTATTGAAGCAGGTTCTCCGTTAGGATGGCACAAATACGTTACCGATGAAGGAGGTATTATCGGGATCAATCGTTTTGGGGAATCTGCCCCTGCCTCTGACCTGATGAAAGTTTTTGGCTTTACAGTAGATAATATCTGTGAGAAAGCCAGAAAACTATTGGATGGAGAAGATATTACCCCACAGGTAAAAGAAATAGCATCACACACATAG